Proteins co-encoded in one Seriola aureovittata isolate HTS-2021-v1 ecotype China chromosome 1, ASM2101889v1, whole genome shotgun sequence genomic window:
- the znf395a gene encoding zinc finger protein 395a produces the protein MLPKTRLGKRSPFGALVSSTCPAAAGAHMHLETGEAGVTVATAAGQQASSRVKGHPGLKVYFQCGGGGESPGVADQLDLMQSDVPAWSSSHPSSVPLSSSRSVSSCIDVPRSQRSPEEVDMDELMAAMVLSSLSCSPLLHSPVTPDPTAALMDSGGSDLSDSSSSGYWSVGRANGSPDPSPPIAEPDVSPTTPPDEGLDMELEEVLFDEPAPRKRKNSVKVAYRCLWPICGKVLTSVVGIKRHIRTTHLCRGGEHERCSRSEEDFYYTEIIQRDHHHHHHHHHHQQQQQQQQQHSLLSGPASPSPTASSSSSPSSPPSPPPPSPPSPPSPTCGTLSHSAPSSSGSLLQVQSEHSYQALPPSHVISAAASSTASCRSMAPPTTCHSRQGLSFRVRSISVGEQWLQHQSAPCRRVRGEAKKCRKVYGIEHRDQWCTACRWKKACQRFLD, from the exons ATGTTGCCAAAGACTCGTCTGGGGAAGCGTTCCCCGTTCGGAGCGTTGGTGAGCTCCACCTGCCCGGCGGCGGCAGGAGCACACATGCACCTGGAGACGGGTGAGGCCGGCGTCACCGTGGCAACGGCAGCAGGACAACAGGCCTCCAGCAGAGTCAAAGGTCATCCTGGGCTGAAG GTGTATTTCCAGTGCGGGGGAGGGGGTGAATCCCCAGGAGTGGCGGATCAGCTGGACCTCATGCAGAGTGATGTTCCTGCCTGGTCTTCATCTCATCCCTCCTCAGTGCCCCtgtccagcagcaggtctgtctCGTCCTGCATCGACGTCCCCAGGAG TCAGAGGAGTCCAGAGGAGGTGGACATGGACGAGCTGATGGCAGCGATGGTTCTCAGCAGTTTGTCCTGCAGCCCTCTGCTGCACAGCCCTGTGACCCCAGACCCAACAg CGGCTCTGATGGACTCCGGCGGCAGCGAcctctctgacagcagcagcagcggctaCTGGAGCGTCGGCCGCGCCAACGGGAGCCCGGACCCCTCTCCACCAATCGCAGAGCCCGACGTCAGCCCGACCACGCCCCCCGACGAGGGCCTGGacatggagctggaggaggtgttgTTCGACGAGCCGGCGCCGCGGAAACGCAAg aaCTCGGTGAAAGTGGCCTACAGGTGTCTGTGGCCCATCTGTGGGAAGGTGCTGACGTCAGTTGTGGGAATCAAACGTCACATCAGGACGACACACCTGTG CCGTGGAGGTGAACACGAGCGTTGTTCTCGCAGCGAGGAGGATTTTTACTACACTGAGATCATCCAGAGggaccatcatcatcatcatcatcatcatcatcatcagcagcagcagcagcagcagcagcagcattccctcctctctggccccgcctccccctcccccaccgcctcctcttcttcctccccaTCCTCGCCTCCCagccctccccctccctcccctccatcccCCCCTTCTCCAACCTGTGGTACTCTGAGTCActccgccccctcctcctccggcAGCCTCCTGCAGGTCCAATCAGAGCACTCCTACCAG GCTCTGCCTCCCAGCCATGTGatctcagcagcagcttccagcACAGCTTCCTGTCGTTCGatggccccgcccaccacctgccaCAGCAGACAG gGCTTGTCGTTTCGGGTGCGTTCGATCAGTGTAGGAGAGCAGTGGCTGCAGCATCAGAGCGCCCCCTGCAG gagggTTCGTGGTGAAGCAAAGAAGTGTCGTAAAGTTTACGGCATCGAGCACAGAGATCAGTGGTGCACGGCCTGTCGCTGGAAGAAAGCCTGTCAACGCTTCCTGGACTGa
- the gtf2a2 gene encoding transcription initiation factor IIA subunit 2 — protein sequence MAYQLYRNTTLGNSLQESLDELIQTQQITPQLALQVLLQFDKAINTALANRVRNRVNFRGSLNTYRFCDNVWTFVLNDVEFREVTDLVKVDKVKIVACDGKSESTQNKTDK from the exons ATGGCGTACCAGCTGTACAGGAACACCACTCTGGGAAACAGTCTACAGGAGAGTCTGGACGAGCTCATACAG ACTCAGCAGATCACTCCTCAGCTGGCTCTTCAGGTCCTCCTCCAGTTCGACAAAGCCATCAATACAGCGCTCGCCAACAGAGTCCGCAACAGAGTCAACTTCAGG GGCTCTCTGAACACCTACAGGTTCTGCGACAACGTGTGGACGTTTGTTCTGAACGACGTGGAGTTCAGAGAGGTCACCGACCTGGTGAAGGTCGACAAGGTCAAGATTGTGGCCTGTGACGGAAAGAGCGAGTCGACCCAGAACAAAACCGATAAATG A